The DNA sequence ATGGGGCTAACTATGTAAAGAATACAACAAAGTAAAcgattttcatgtatatttttttcgattttcttcCAAGGGTAGCTGCCGAAATGTTTGTAAGGAATCGTTGGACAATTTAACGAAATCGGGAAAACCGTTTGTTTATAAACCGCGATTACTGGCGAAATAAgcttgatggaaaaaatgtgcaagtgGATGTTATGAATATACATATTCAACTTACTTGCCTTCGCTAGTAGAGTCCTCGTAGATTcactttcatgtatattttcttcgatcgaaaatcccacaaaagaagaaacggcGAAATTTCCATGCCGATTCTTCGATAAAGTCCATAACATATGCACAATTCAAAAGGTCATATCTCGGCGAAACATGAACCGAATTCGCTTCCAAAGacatctttgaaaagcttgtttcttttcctttctttctgtgtAGAAATCATTTTGGTCAGTGGGTTTTTTGTGGCACAAGCCCATTCGATTTACCACTGTTTCGGCATTGGAATATGAGCCCGTCATTACCCTGAAGCAAAGCACAGCAGACAGCGGTTAATACCAAAACCGCGggttttttttatctcttgtgggtgaaaaatatatttctgttgtaatagtaataacactACAGAGGAAAACATGTGTAAATTCCTATACTCCACCGAGGAATTCGCGCTCTTACGAGTCAttgccgccatcttgttttcgaaTGATATCCGCTGTACTGGGCAGGCTCAAATGTCCTGAATTTCTGGCGATGGTTTTAGAATGCTGTCAAGTGAAGTACGCCACCTAGTGACCGATAGGAGCGCTATTAAAGTAAATATAAAGAACTAAAGATTTATTGTTGTGTCcacaaaccttaaatttggaaattcgCCTGTTGCCATTTGGTAGACTATAGAGAGCTGCCTATTGTTTGCCGTTTGGcttttgccgtaaacgtcatgcttgaCCTATCTTACCTCAAATAGTTGCTCgtacaattaattttaattataaTTGTTTCCTGGTGTTCTTGTTGCCGTTGCTGCTGTCGTTGTTTAAACTCCCAGCTGAGTCAGTCCGAGTCCGTTAGTCAGGAGAGTGAGTGCACCAACCTTACCCTGTTTCCCAAACAACCTTCATATTTACCTCCTTTTGTGTGTCAGAGGATTTTAAGGACTGGTatgtacaagaaaaacatCGTTGACTGGGATACTTTGCTTGGAATGTCGAggaattaaatgaaatgaaaataccTTAATATCTATTGTGCTCGGTTGTTCGAAGCATTTAGTTAGCGCTATACATTGGTCAAGTTATGAAAAGCTGTCCTATATAGCTTTAGATTAACATGCATCGTCATGTTATTTAACAATGGTATATATAAACCATGCTGCGAGAAACTCGGCGAAGCAATGACAGACTGCGAAGCAAAATTTACAGCTCTAATTTTCATGGTATCCTTTGCTGGAAGGTAGGGTTTGtaacaaacaaagagaaaacacTGAGAAGTTTGCATAGTTGGTAAATTGTAGTTTAACTTCCTTCATAGGCTAAAATTTGCAGCACTCACTGACAAACAAGATGCTTCCGTGATACTAAGTAATTATCATCATTCAGTTTGCAAGTTAAGCAGAAGCAGCGAAGCATAAAACAATCCAAGAATGCATCATTCCTGCCCGCGCATGCGGTCTAGCTGGGTCCTTTTACTTTTCGCATTTCATGCGAAGCTCTGTCTTCCTGCTCTTTTAAAAAAGTGTTTCTGATGTGGTAAATATGTCTACTGACATGATTTTCCGTTCTGTACTAGGAGCCCAAAAAGACGGCCACATAACACAGACAAGATCTCTTAGTGATCCTGGACCATCGTGTAACAGTAAGAATTTTGCAATTTACAATTCATTTCCCCTCTCTCGTTATTCCCGAGCGAGCGTAGGAGAGGCATAGCATTTAAGGCTTCCATGTGACACAAATAGCTGAAAAATGAGCTAAAAgcgtacaaaaatgaaaagcaccCTGGCTTCACCCTAAAAAGATGAGGCTATGATTTTAAATAGTCTTTTCTGAGGACGACTAAGTGacctaaaaaaaacaaaaacaaaagtcaaAAAGTATATCGTTATTCATGTATTCATTTTGGTGTGCGACGCGGTCAATCCTTAAAGCTGCAAAGTCATCCTATTCTGCCTTCATTACTCAACAGGAAGGGATGATAAATGGGCGTGTTGGCCAGTGGAACCACTGAAACATAACTAATACGTTGACTCGGTCGAGGCTGGTCATAGATGAACGACCTCGAATTGCATTCCCATAACTCTCCACGCACCTCACTCTCGTCACCAGTCTTCTGATACGTGCCGGCAAAATATGaatttatgcaaataagaAATCACATTTGTCTTACTATTTATATGAATAACCGCTGATCAATGAAACTTCCTTTATTCTGAACCAGTAACCAATGGTGTGTACATTGAGAGATGGGACAGAATAGATTATAAACGAGTGAAATTCTTACTTGCGGATGAGCGATATCCAAACTTGCCAAGCCTGACCTTGTGTCTTCCAACATACGAACAACCTCAGCAGTGGACGAACTTCTTTGGGGCGCGTGTTCATACGTACTTCTCCCCACTACAGACTGGAAACCACTATTTTTACCTCTGTGAGTGCAGTATTAAATTTAGTTGTAATCGACCCCGCAAATTGTcgaataattaacagttattcttcgaggacgcgccggatatgagctgatatatataaccaacgaggccgtaggcctcgttggttattatcagctcatatccggcaagtccgagaagaataactgttttagtaaattttcaagcaattctcttgatgtcttcgggtgaaaccttcTCAAATCgtgtcattttctttaccgacgacactgcgaaaaaaatttttctgacctccaaaatttcagcacaagaaattcgccatcagtttttccttatttggtcaaacttaacgataatggctcatatcatgggcttagggaaccaatcagaaagctggaaaatcattatcttgagctaaaaatttactaatttgAAATACGATGCTTTATGAGTTCAACTCTTCGGCTATTTCTTTGGTGCTGTGATAGTCCCGATGTCAACTCGACAACGCTTTCTAATTCTGGTTAAAAAGATTTAGAGCAGTTTATCAAGTATAAGAAAGTAGATAGGACCTGTCgagcgctctgattggtcaaaaaccaatgttttatcagagtataaaacatagaaaaagtgTGGTTTATCGTTTTTCGCCACATTACCcatatatatatcatatatcaaatgaagaagcctaagccgtgtattacactgtgataaaacactctgTACATTCGAGAAATAtagaaaacactcgcctgcggctcgtgttttctatatttccttcgtgttctcaaatgtacGTCGTGTTTAATCACAGTGTAATTACACGGATTcggcttcttcatttgttaAGTAAAATGAGTTAATGCTGTCTGGTTAGCCAATTGGTTACCTGCCGCCAATTGGGGTTCGTAACTACGTTTAGCTGCGATGAATTGTTTCTTCAAGTTACATTATTATACTGGTGTGACTTTGAAGTAGCCTCTAAGATCTggcccagtttttcaaagggtTGCTAGTGTGCCACCCAGTCGATAAATCATCACAAAGGATAAGTACCATCACAACCTACCAGCGGAAAAATGATTCTTCTAATGGACTGTCCTAACCACCCTTATAATACCTGGAGCCTGACAGCTGAGTTCACGTGAAAGTAACATTACCATCTTAAATCGACCAGGGAGTACAGGTCTCATGAACCTTACACTCTTATCTTGAAATCCAATCTCACAAGAAAACTGTACTTATTTCAGCGTCAAATGCTGGCAGCGAACTGTACTTAAGCACGGACGAGAAAGAAAAGGACAAGACGATGATCTGTGAAGTCGATGGAGGTTTTCCTACTGAACCATACGAGTATGATAGGTATATGAAAGGTGTCATCGTTAACAtttgtttcattccttttctCCGTCAAGTTCCAAATAAAACGTATCAAAATTATTCGTGAATTTGATGTAAAATACTGGAAATATGGTGGGAATTTTCCAATTTGGAAATCGTACTACAAGTTCAGAATTTGACGCACATAATCTATGCACAGCCTACCGACAACCTCACTGAAAGTATAGGCATCTAACGATTCtctttcaaatgaagatatgatcctcgcacttactggacaacttaagcaattgtctcatgaacctgaaaaattcaggtgactcattTCAGGTgacacatttctttcatacgacattcctttcacgggaaaacatgagcccaaccaatggacctgctctcaactgtgtgacttcgtagctcagttggttagagcactgcaccggcatcgcagagggcatgggtttgaatcccgttgagtcacctgaatttttcaggttcatgagacaattgcttaagttttccagcaagtgcgagggtcatatcttcatttgattctCTTTCCCTTTACACAGGTATGCAGGTCAAACGTCTCTTCCGATTTAtttgcaaaaaggaaaattttactACATGGAATCTATAATGAAAGACGATCACCAGGCCGATCATTTAGAAGTCGGTTTGAAGACACCTGATGGAAGCTTTTACAACGTCGTCCCTTCTCAATTTTTATGGATAAATTTACCTCTTCCTCCAGGTAGGTAAACCTCTTATCTAAataattaaccctttcattgccaaggggttccccattgacgagtaaaattgtgtggcgttagacagagtaaaatctacaagtgtcatgagtgcgcctacgacagttaaagcgttaaagCGATGAAATTCTATCAGATGAATGGTGCTAGTCACTTTTCAAAACCGAAGCCAGCCCTAAAGTGCCTTCTTACTGTCCTGTAACGCGAGAAAGAAGAAGGATTTCGCTATGACGAAGTGCTTGCGTTCGAAAAGTCAAGTTAATAATCTTCTTACGGtgaaaatttgacctttaaACTCGATTGATATCAAAATTTCCTTTGATCTAAATTTGCACTCCCTTATATTTATCATTGACACTGTTTAGAGCAAAATGCCACCTACCGAGCACTTCTCATCAAGGTAGCAGCAGAAGCTGGAGCAAAGGCGGGTCTATCTCTTGGCGCAAAGTTTGCCATGAGGACCGGTGCAAGGGCAGGTGCTAAGGCGGGCGCGAGCGCGGGAATGCTGGCTGGAGCTTACGCAGGTTCGACTGCAGGTTTCAGAGCTGCCGTTAATATGACAACAAGAACGCTGCAGGATGCACTGAATAGTCTTCATGGTGATACTACGCATCCGTATAAGATAAATGTTAAAGACGGCGAGGTCGTCTCTGTCACTGGACCTGGTATAGAAGCAACCGGCAGAGCAGCGGCAGGGGCGACATCGGCATCAGGATCTGCTGGGGCTGCCGGAACTGCTGGGACAACAGGGAGTAGTGGCTATggtagcagcagcagcagcagcagcagcagcggCGGCACTACCAGCGGCAGCAGCAGCAGCGGTGGAAGTAGCAGCACTTCAGTAACAGCTGGATCTGCTGGAGCAACGGGAGCTGGCGGAGGAGCCGGTGGTGGAGGGACTGTCGTAGGCAGTCCTGGAGGAGGAACCTCTGCGGCAACTGGAGCTGCCGCTGGAGGTGGCAATGCAGCTGGCGCAGGAGTTTCAGGAGCTAGCGGAGCCGTAGGTATTGGGGGACAAACAGGAACAGCAGGAAGCTCGCAGGTTACTTCTTCATCAGGTGGGGCAGGAGGTGCGGGTGTTGGAGGAGGAGGGGGTGCAGTGGTTGGAGGTGGGAAGGAAACGTCTGAAGAAGGAATCACGGATTATTTTTCTCCAGATAGAGAGTTGACTTACACGCCTAAGCCTGGAGAGGATCCACAAGCTAAGGGAAAAGAACTTGTTTGGCGAGCAGGAGGAGCTAGAAAAAGTAAGTCATGTTGTAAACTGAGACTGCTGACGATTCAAAAACGGTAGTGAGTATCAGAACTTAACATACACGATCATCCTCGGTCAGACGAGATCTCTCATTATCCGACTGTCTTGTTATTGGCAAGCAGATTTAATTTCGAAAAAGAAGTTAAGTTCAAAGTTATTAATAGTTAAGACGAATTCGCACACGCAAATTTCGCGCCCTATTAATTGAAAAGACACAAGGCtttcgaaaaatttcaattggCACGAGACTATTAGAAATTTGAAGGGAATAAAATCTACCCTTCTTGTACTGATGTACACCCACACCACCGAGTTTGCAAATAATTACAATGAACAACGCACCTACCGTTAATTTAATATGTAGACTTATGACGGTCTTGTTGACGTCGCCGCCATCATTCTATAAACTCTCTATTCACTAAGCGACGGCACCTTCAATGACAGCGTGATGACGAGCCAGGCGACAAAATGACTGGCGTCGTTTTTCTAacagtaaagtaaagtaaagtccAAAAAGTGATACCATCAAGGTGAGAAGCAACATGGTATTTCTGTTTTGACGTTCTATGGAAATCAATTTAACGTCAGCCGTTGTTGATGACGATGAATAATCTATTCACTCATTTCagttatttatatttttcattcctttccaGTTGTGGCAAATGCAATGTACACCTTTCATTCTTTCAACATACCTTACCCACAGGAGACATTCCGGCTTAATCAGTGCTGGAGATCAATCAATGGCAAATTTGTTCTGGACCAATGGTGTAATGTATTGGTGGCTCGCATTCCCAGCCTGTATGGAAAGGGAGAGGACCTGCATAGTGTGTCTTTCGAGTCAGTATGCTTCCCTGGATATTTTATGAGACAAAAGAACTTCCATTTTCTACTCCAAAAGCGAGATGGAAGTGACGTTTTCGGTGAGTGCAATCACCAAGTACATTGACTTAATACAACACTCTCATCTCTTAAATCTTTCCCTTGCCCGGGCCGAAAACGACTTGAGCAGCATTCTTtgggacaaaagaaaaaaaaagttttgagaCGTtctaaaacattgaaaaaagcaaagctgatcatgaaaaaattattgttctttagAGGGAGAGGATAAGTCGTTTCGTGGCGGGTTTCTCAGAACCTGTCTGCTCGCCTCCGCTTAGAAAACTTTTTGTACAACTAGGATTAAACAcatgaagaaaatttttgcCGTAATTTCGAGGTAAAGTTTTGTTCCTTCCCCCCCTCTCCGACCACTCTCTTAATTAAAGTACCTGGCTTCGCTCTTCAAACCAGCTGCTGTAGACTTTCAATGATGTTCACACTTAAGTGCTTCAACTTTTTTTGACAGATAAGGATAGCTCATTCCATATCTTCTCGGTCATGAAACTAGCacgaaattttcttttcaactcgTGGCACAAGGACTGGTACATCTGCCAATCagaaaaacggaaaaaatatGGCACACAAATTGTCCTTGACTATTATAACGGGCAACCAGACGTACTCGATCGTTGTACCTTTGTTCTAAGTCCCATTTGGAAGGACAAATATCAGCACTGCCAGCATGCTTTGGGACCAGTATTAACTCCAGAAATCAACGGACAACCGCTTCCTCATCCACCT is a window from the Acropora palmata chromosome 1, jaAcrPala1.3, whole genome shotgun sequence genome containing:
- the LOC141859601 gene encoding uncharacterized protein LOC141859601, which translates into the protein MKRSCSKAVVCFHILLALVSFSKCVEQINKRSANFVGAQKDGHITQTRSLSDPGPSCNITNGVYIERWDRIDYKRVKFLLADERYPNLPSLTLCLPTYEQPQQWTNFFGARVHTYFSPLQTGNHYFYLSSNAGSELYLSTDEKEKDKTMICEVDGGFPTEPYEYDRYAGQTSLPIYLQKGKFYYMESIMKDDHQADHLEVGLKTPDGSFYNVVPSQFLWINLPLPPEQNATYRALLIKVAAEAGAKAGLSLGAKFAMRTGARAGAKAGASAGMLAGAYAGSTAGFRAAVNMTTRTLQDALNSLHGDTTHPYKINVKDGEVVSVTGPGIEATGRAAAGATSASGSAGAAGTAGTTGSSGYGSSSSSSSSSGGTTSGSSSSGGSSSTSVTAGSAGATGAGGGAGGGGTVVGSPGGGTSAATGAAAGGGNAAGAGVSGASGAVGIGGQTGTAGSSQVTSSSGGAGGAGVGGGGGAVVGGGKETSEEGITDYFSPDRELTYTPKPGEDPQAKGKELVWRAGGARKIVANAMYTFHSFNIPYPQETFRLNQCWRSINGKFVLDQWCNVLVARIPSLYGKGEDLHSVSFESVCFPGYFMRQKNFHFLLQKRDGSDVFDKDSSFHIFSVMKLARNFLFNSWHKDWYICQSEKRKKYGTQIVLDYYNGQPDVLDRCTFVLSPIWKDKYQHCQHALGPVLTPEINGQPLPHPPHLVETTPAPPFVLPSCIPVCPAGSEEATTQGAAAIPSSSGVSIVSSRSKSVHVKGCSSFYILEMCVALNFVNRFGSPFTLFSSMKHEGYFVARSGFRLKLIIDRPELHNGVTFHATDPEGKRQILLNGSPNITVPLVSDCTMFTDVLVAGKEDLLPSTITEVPPVLPSTSSKPVGPPSFPPSPPLAPAPPAAPPSAPWRTSSPHGKNTM